The following DNA comes from Synechococcus sp. CC9616.
AGATTCTTGATCAGTCCGTTGCGGACATGCAGTCCGATCTGGTCAAGCTGAGACAGGCGGTGGCTTTGGCGATTGCCAGCCAAAAGCGCTTGCGAAATCAGGCTGAACAGGCCGAAAGTCAGTCCAAAACCTGGTACGAACGCGCTGAGCTGGCCCTCAAAAAAGGGGAGGAGGATCTGGCCAGAGAGGCTCTGACCCGTCGCAAGACATTTCAGGAGACGGCCACCTCGCTGACGGCGCAGGTCCAGGCTCAGGACGGTCAGGTGGAAACCCTGAAGAAGAGCCTGGTTTCCCTTGAGGGCAAAATCGCCCAGGCCAAGACCAAGAAGGACATGCTCAAGGCCCGCGCCGAGGCGGCGAAGGCCCAGCAGCAGCTGCAGAGCGCCGTTGGCAACATCGGAACCGACTCCGCCATGGCCGCGTTTGAGCGGATGGAGGACAAGGTTGAGCAGATGGAGGCCACTGGACAGGCCGCCGCCGAATTGGCGGGAGCCGATCTCGAGAGTCAGTTCGCGGCCTTGGAAGGCGGAAGCGATGTCGACAACGAACTCGATGCCTTGCGTCAACAGCTCAAAGGGGGGCCAGAAGCAGTCGCCCTGCCAGCAGCCGAGAGCAGTGAAGAGGTCAAGGCCGTCAAGGTGGAGGAGGTCGACGCCGATCTTGAGGATCTCAAGAGATCCATCGACAAGCTTTGAATCGGGTCTTCAGAGCTCTCAGCACTCCATAGGATCAAGGGGTCTGACTGAAAGACCCTTGGCTGGAGCCGTCTCCGATTTCACTGATTCAGGATTCGATCAGGAGGTGCTCAAGGCCTCCGGCACCGTTCTTGTTGATTTCTGGGCGTCCTGGTGCGGACCCTGCAGATTGATGGCACCCCTGATGGACTGGGCTGCTGAGACCTACGGCGATCGTCTCTCCGTGGGCAAGCTCGAAGTGGACGGCAATCCCACAACCCGTGATCAATATCAGGTGCAAGGGATCCCCACATTGATGCTGTTCCGTGATGGTGAGGAGCTTGCCCGCCATGAGGGAGCCATTGCGAAGCCTCAGCTTCAGGCCTTCCTGGATGCGCATCTCTAATCGTCTTGAGGCTCTTGGCAACGGTGTGTTCGCCCGAACAGACGAGCACAAACGTCTGTATCGACGCAGCGCACAGCACGGCATCGTTCCAGAGCTGATTGATCTTTCGCTCGGATCCTCCGATCTGCCCCCGCCAGCTCAGGTTCTGCAAGCGATGGCCGAGTCGATCCATCGGCCTGACACATCCTCGTATTGCCTCCACGCCGGTACGGCACCGTTTCGTCAGGCCGTTGCGGCCTGGTGTCAGCGCCGATTTGACGTCGCGGTCGATCCAGAACGGCAAGTGCAGCTGTTGATCGGCTCTCAGGAAGGGACGGCTCATCTGCCCCTCGCGATCCTCAATCCAGGCGATCAAGCGTTGATGCTTGATCCCAGCTATCCATCTCACCGCGGCGGTCTTGTCCTCGCAGGTGCTGAGGTCAACAGCCTTCGCCTTGATCACGACACGTCATGGCTGCCACAGCTTGATCGACTCCCTCTCAGTACCTGGGAGCGCATCAAGTTGTTCGTTCTCGGCTACCCCCATAACCCCACGGCCCGGGTCGGAAACCAGGCTTTACTGGATCAGATCATGGCGCTGGGTTGTCGTCATGACGTGGTGATTGCCAACGACAATCCCTATGTGGATCTGGCACTCGAGGGACAGGCTCCAACCCTGTTGCACAGTCCAGGCTGGCGTGAGCGAGGAATCGAATTCTTTTCCCTGTCGAAGGGTTGGTGCCTGGGAGGATTCAGGCTTGCCTTCGCGGTTGGAGCCGAACCTTTGATCTCTGCGCTGCGGCAACTGAAAGGCGTTGTTGATTTCAACCAATCCCTCGCCCTTCAGGAGGGCGCCATCTGCGCGCTTGAGGCGTGTCCGCAATGGCCGGAGCAGCTCCGGGACACCTATCGCGAGCGGCGTGACGGGGTCATCTCCTCTTTCCTGGCCCAAGGCTGGCGCGCGCCGATGCCGGAGGTTGGGATGTACGTCTGGATGCCGTTGCCAGCGCGGGCCGTTGAGCTTGGCTGGAGTGATGAGCGATGCGCGTCGGAACTCCTTGAGCGCAGTGGTGTTGCGTTGACTCCTGGCTCCGGTTTCGGGGCCGGTGGCAGCGGCTGGTTGCGAATGGCGCTGGTTCGTCCTCTGACGGAGCTTCGCCAGGCCGTGACACGTCTTGTTGATGCGCATGATGCACTGGCCTGAGCCTGGCTCTGGCGGCGGCAGGTTGATGGCGGCCTACCGACAATTGGCCGGGCCAGAGGCTGAACCATGGCTCGTTCGCCGGGTTCCCGTCTGTGCCAGCACGGAACCCCTTCTCGCTAGATGGTTGCAGCGTTCCGCCGGGCTGGACCGCCCCTTTGCCATCGTGGCCCGGCATCAGAGAAAGGCCACCGGGCAGCGAGGACGGGTGTGGCTGGCCCCGCCGGGGGGGCTGTGGGTCAGTGCCGCACTGCCCTGGGAAGGGAGACCCGCCGCCAGTGCAGGGCTGCTGGGTCTTTCTGTCGTGGCGGCCATGGCGGAATGCCTGGAGCAGCGTGGTTTGCCCGTCCGCATCAAATGGCCGAACGACCTGCTGGTTGAGGGGCGCAAGTTGGCCGGAGTGCTGCCGCGTCTGGTTCATCGCGGCTCGCGCTTGCGTCAGGTTCGCATCGGCTTCGGGATGAATGTGGCCAACCCTGTGCCGCCGGAGGGCATCGCTCTGAAGAGATTGCTCGGGCCAGCGCACCATGGGGTTGAGCGCTGGGGCGCCGAATTGCTGCTGGCCTTCGACCGCTGCATGCGCCGAGCTAGCGACGGCAGTTGGTGTCTTGCCGAGATTGAACAACGGCTTTGGAGTGATCGGATTTCTGATCCGAAGGACAACAGGATCTGGATGATTGAGGGTCTGGCTCCGGATGGCGCTCTGCGCTTGCGTCATGGCACCAAAACGTGCAGCTGGCGCCGATGGCCCTGAACAGGTCGATTTGTGCTTTAGTCCATCTGGATTTCGTTTTGCAACGTGCTGCGCTGGTTGTCCCTTACCTGGTTGCTGGCTGTTCCCCTCGCTCCGATTGAGCCCGGTCACAGTCAGCTGCAGCCAGCACAACCTCCAGAGCGCTTCGATGACAGGCTCAAGGATCTTGAGGTGCAACAGCCGAAATCACTGGGTCTGACGCCCCAGGATCTCGACAAGCTTGAGGATGAGCGTGTCATCACGCCTCAGGAACGGGACTTGAACGGCCGCGATGCCCTGGTCCGCCCGGTTGATGTTCCAGCTGTGCAACGGGCCTGCCAGGAAGGTGCACTGTCCCAGAAGGAGTGTTCCTCCGGCGTCGTGCGGCAGGTCAGACCAGGGCGCAGAAACCCCAGGGTTGAGGTTGAGGGGATGGCAGGAACCCAGCCGAGCCCGGGCGATGGCCCATCTACTCCAACAACATCACCGTTGACCGTCCCGGTGTCAGCGCTGATCGGGGCTGACAACAGATTCCGTTTGCAGTCGGTCTTCTCGGTCACGCCGAGGCCACTACCGAAGCTGGGCAACGGTGATCGCAAGCTGTTGTTTCCAGTCGTGGGCGAAGCGTTCACCAGCAGTGGATTTGGCTGGCGTCTTCACCCTGTGGTCGGCACCTGGTTGATGCATGCAGGCCGTGATTTCGCAGCACCTGAGGGTGCTCCAGTTGTGGCATCTCTCTCCGGAAAGGTTGTGAGCAGTGGATTGGCAGGGGGCTATGGGATCACGGTGGTTCTGGAGCACAACAATCCGAAGCGGCGAACCTTGTATGGCCATCTTTCAGAGATCTATGTGAAAGCCGGGCAGACCGTTCAGCAGGGCGAAGTGATCGGCCGCGTCGGCAGCACCGGCCTGAGCACCGGCCCCCATCTCCATTTCGAGTTGCGTCGTCCTCAGGGAGATGGTTGGGTTGCCATCGATCCCCAGGATCTGGACATGAGTCCCCTGATCGACACCATGACGGCACAGGGGGATGATCCCGTCTCAATCCTGATGGCCCAATTGCTTCGATCCTTGGAACGTCCTGGCGATGTCAGGACGACTCCTCCCGCAGGATGAATCCCACACCGCGAATGGTGTGAATCAAGGGCGTTGTGGTTTTGTTCTCGATCTTCTGCCTTAGATATCGGATGTAAACGTCGAGCAGGTTGTCGTCTCCGTAAAAGTTTTCTCCCCAGACTCCCGACATGATTTCTGAGCGCTCCAGAACCCGGCCGGCGCCTCGCATCAAAAAGTTCAACAGCTCATATTCCTTGACGGATAGGTGAATCGTTCGGCCATCACGGGAGACATCTCTCGTGCGGGTATCCATGACCAGGTCAGCGACCTGCAGCCGCTCTGGCTGACCATCCGGCCCCGAGGCTGCAGAAAAGGATTCGGCTCGACGGCGCATGGCTCTGAGTCGTGCCATCAGCTCGTCGATTGAAAATGGCTTGATCAGATAGTCATCCACCCCGGCATCCAGGGCCTTGACCCGATCGGTGATTTCGTCATGGCCCGTGAGCATCAGGATCGGCGTTGTCACGCCTCCTGCCCGGATGCGCTGGCAGATGTCGATTCCACTGAAGTCCGGCAGATTCCAGTCGAGGATGATGAGATCCGGCACGGGCTCCGTTCGGGAACGGATCAGTCCGCCAGCTCCATCGCTGGCGATGTCAACGTCATAGCCCTCAACGTCAAGCTCAAGCCTGAGCAGTTCGGTCAGTTTCGCTTCGTCGTCCACCACGAGAACGCGGAGGCGTGGCTGCAACTCAGAAGCCATCAAGACGTCGAACCTTTCTGCAGCTTAGGCAGCAGCCTCAACCGTTTCTAGTCTCAGGTGAGCGAAGCGTAGACAACATCGATGTCCCAATCCTGGTCGGTTGAAGCGATCGGTCGACTGCGTGAACAGCAGGATCTTCCCTTCGTGCGTGCCGATTCGAATGGATTGGTGATGGAGGTCAATCAGCGTTTCCGCGACATCTATGGATGGTCGGATGCCGATCTTCTTGGTCAATCGCTCGGCTTGATACTGCCTCCGTCCTTCCGCGATTCCCACCATGCAGGTTTCGCCCGCTTCAAGCTCACAGAGGTGTCAAGGGTGCTGAACCATCCCCTGAAGCTGGCGACCTATTGCGCCGATGGTCGGGCGATTGAAAGTGAGCATTTCATCGTTGCCGAAAAGCATGGTGACGGCAGCTGGTCCTTCGCGGCGACCTTGCGACCGCTGTCGTGAACTCCCCGTCTCCTGCCCCTGAATCCGTCTCCGAACCAGCTCTGGTTCAACAGCTGAGACAGTCCCTCGGGATGTTGCAGGTTGCCTTTGATGCCGCTGTCGAATCGATGTTGATCATCGATGGCGATCGACGGGTTCACTGGGCAAATCAGTCTTCAGCGACCTTGCTGGTGGATGGTGTGCCCATTCAGGTGATGAATCGTTGCCTGGATGCCCTGATGACGCTTCATCTGCCGGGGGGAACATCGATTCAGCAGGATCACCCTCTGCATCCCTCCCAGCCCTTGCCGCTCAAGGAAGGCGAGGAATGCCTTGAACTGACTCTCAGCTCTGGGGTCCGCACCACAGCCCGACAGTTGCGTTGGCAACCGGTTGCCATTCTGCAGGCCAAGGATCATCTGTTGATCACCATCCGTGATCTCAGCCCTGAGCAGAAGGCCTTGCTGCAGCAACAGCGCTTCATGACGGATCTCACCCACGAGCTGAGAACGCCGCTCACGATCATTTCGGGGAGTCTCAAGCGCCTCAGGCGTGACAGCGATCCGCATCAGCGAGCTCATAGACATCTGATCCGCGCCGAGGAAGAAACCCTTCGGATTCACCGTCTTCTCGAGAACCTGTCACTGATGACCCAGCTGGAGGTTGACCCCGCCTGGCTTGGAGCCCGGGTACAGCCTCTCCTGCCCGTGCTTCGCCAATGGTTTGAGGGCAATTCCGACAACCGCCAACAACGATTGTCGATTGAGTGGGGCGGCCTCTCTTCGACAGATCTTGTGCGGATTGATGCCAATGCCCTGGCGGTTGTTCTTGATCAACTCGTCGAGAATGCGATTCAGCACGGCGCAGATGCTGACAAGATCCGCATGACGATTCGCTGCCCCGGCCCTGAAGACGGCGACAGCTACGCGCTTCAAATTTCCAGTACCGGGTCGGGGGAAGCGGTGGGTCGCGACACTCTCGACGACTGGCTGCTGCCGTTCGTGCGATCGGCTGGCCGGCGCCATGAAACCAATGCTGAAGGGGCGGGGCTTGGCCTTGCGATCGTGAACAAGCTGGTTCAGGCCTGGGGAGGCTCGCTGCAGCTCGATCAGCGCAATGTCACGGCCGAACCTTCCATCACCGTCACATCCGTGACGTTCACCATGCCGTTCACCGCGATGCCGTTGCCTCCAGCAGCTCAGGAAGCCGGAGAAAGAGATCCGGTTTAAGGACATAGTCCTCTGCCCCGTCCGCGAAGGCCTGCCGACGTTTGTCCTCGTCGTTGAGGGCGGTCACGATCACGATCTTTGGAGCCTGGCCTTCCTGCTGGGGCGTGCGGCTCTGCCTCAGATGGCGAAGACAGGTGAGCCCGTCCATGCCAGGCAGCATCACATCGAGAAGGACGAGATCCACCGTCACGTCGGAGTCCGCCATGGCGCTGAGAAAATCTTCCGCTGTCCCGAACGACAGGAAACGGTGCCCCTCATCGCTGATTTCCTCCTGCAACAGTTCACGGATGCGTGGGTTGTCCTCCACCACTGCAACCGTGATCTGCCGTCCCGCTTCTTGCATCAAACCTCCCTTCAGGACAGTTTCAGGGGTTGTCTGGTGGTCAGCATCTCGACGATGCGTCCATCCTGGAAGCGAGCCAGCTGGCGGGCGCGGGCGGCGACCTCATCCTCGTGGGTGACCATCACCAGCGTGATGCCCTGGCGATGCAGGTCGTCGAACAGATCCAGAACCTCAGCGGTGGTGTTGGAGTCGAGAGCGCCGGTGGGTTCGTCCGCCAGAAGCAGGGAAGGACGGTTGATGATTGCGCGAGCGATGGCCACCCGTTGCTGTTGTCCTCCGGAGAGCTGGTTGGGCCGGTTTTCAAGCCGTTGGCCAAGACCGACCCGAATCAGGGCTTCACGGGCTCGATGACGCCGTTCTTCAAGGGGCACTCCGGCATAGATCATCGGCAGCATCACGTTCTCCAGGGCTGACGCCTGGGGAAGCAGATGAAACTGCTGAAATACGAATCCCAGAGAACGGTTGCGCAGATCTGCGAGAGCGTCATCGTCGAGCTGTTCGACAGACACCCCGTTCAGGCGATAGCAACCACTGCTGGGGCGGTCCAGGCAGCCAAGAATGTTCATGGCTGTGCTCTTTCCGGATCCAGAGGCACCCATCACGGCCATGTAGTCCCCCTCTCGAACGATCAGATCCAGCTGATCGAGAGCATTCACGGTGAGATCTCCCTGGCCATAAACCTTGCTGATGCCGCTCAGTTCGGCGACAGCTCGGTTGGCATGGGGCGGCAGGGGATCAGCCAAGACCACTCGAACCACTTGAGGCGATGGCTTGCTGCAGTAGAGGCGTTCCGCTGACTGCAGCATTTGCCCATTGGAACAGCGGGTTGGAGAGGATGCCACCAACCGCCGTCACCACAACGCATCCGATCAGAGCGGTTCGGAGCGGCTGCATGCCCATCAAGGACCAGCGCACTTCGGGGTAGTTCTTGACGACGTCGGACGCCTCCTGAGGCTCCTTTACCACCATCATCTTGATCACAGAGATGTAGTAGTAGATCGAGACCACCGACGTGATCAGACCGACCACAACCAACAGGTACTGGTGATCGGCCCAACCTGCGAAAAAAAGATAGATCTTGCCGAAGAACCCCAACATCGGGGGGATTCCACCGAGGGAGAGCAGGCACAGGCTCAAGCCAAGGGTGATCAATGGATCCTTCTGGTACAGACCTGCATAGTCCGAAATGCGATCACTCCCTGTACGGATCGAGAACAGGATGATGCAGGCGAAGGCTCCCAGATTCATGAACAGGTAGGCGGCCATGTACAGCACCATTGCTGCAAAACCGTCCTCGGTGCCGCAGACCATGCCGATCATCACGAAGCCGGCCTGACCGATGGAGCTGTAAGCCAGCATCCTTTTCATCGAGGTCTGAGCCAGGGCAACAACGTTGCCAAGCGTCATGCTCAGCACTGCAAGAACGGTGAACAACAGCTTCCACTGGCCATCAAACGCACCGAAACAGCCCACCAGAATTCTCAGAGCCAGGGCGAAGCCTGCGGCCTTTGACCCCACGGACAGGAAGGCAACCACCGGCGTCGGTGATCCCTCGTAGACGTCAGGAGTCCACTGGTGGAACGGGACCGCAGCGATCTTGAAAGCGACGGTTGCCAGGACAAACACCAGGGCCAGGGCCGCCAGTGGGGTGGTGCTGGTCTGAAGAGCAACGCCAATGGTTTCCAGGCTGGTGCTGCCGCTGAGGCCATAGAGCAGGGACGAGCCGTAGAGGAAGACCGCTGCTGCAGCTGAGCCCACAAGCAGGTATTTGAGGGCCGCTTCCGAGCTTCTGGCATCCCGTTTCATGTACCCAGAAAGCAGGTAGCTCGCGACCGAAAGGGTCTCCAGTGAGATGAACACACTCACCAGATCGGTGGCGCCACAGAGCAGCATCGCCCCGAGCGTGGCAGCCAGAAGGATGGCGGCATATTCCCCGACGGGCGTACCGCTCTGCTCGGCGTATCGCCAGCTGATCAGCAGTGAAAGAAGAGTGGACAGGGCAATGACGGCCCTGAACGCGACCGCAAGGTTGTCGGCCAGAAAGGCACCCAGAAAGGCGGGCTCCAGTGGCCCATTCCATTGGAGAGCCAGTAGGAGCAACGAGCCACCAAGGCCCAGATAGCAGATCGGGGGAACCCAGCGGGCGGCGACCTGTTCGCCGGCAAGGTCCACCAGCAAGGTGGCGATCATGGCGAACAACACGGCCGCTTCCGGTAGGACCGCCGTGGCATTCAGGGAAAGATTGAGGAGTTCACCTGGGGCACCCATCTCGGGCATGGCAGGCTTCGGATCCAACGTCCTGGTTCATGACTTTAGCCGCGCCGTTCCATTGCGATGGTGATGCAGGGTGCGCTGGTCGATGCGATAAAGAAGGAACAAGGAAGAAGGCCGGCACCTTTGGCGCACACCCTCGTCATCGTTGAAAGCCCCACAAAGGCCCGAACCATCCGCGGCTTTCTGCCAAAGGGGTTCCGGGTTGAGGCGTCGATGGGTCATGTTCGTGATCTGCCCAACAACGCCAGCGAAATCCCAGCGTCTGCCAAGGGACAGAAGTGGGCCAATCTCGGCGTGAACACCGAGGCCGACTTCGAGCCCCTTTACGTGGTGCCGAAGGACAAGAAGAAGATTGTCCGTGAATTGAAGGACGCCCTCAAGGGAGCTGAGCAGCTGCTGCTCGCAACGGACGAGGACCGTGAAGGGGAAAGCATCAGCTGGCACCTGCTGCAGTTGCTGTCTCCCAAGGTTCCGGTGAAGCGGATGGTGTTTCACGAGATCACCAAGGAGGCGATCGGCAAGGCCCTGGATCAGACCCGAGAACTCGACATGGAGCTGGTGCACGCCCAGGAGACCCGACGGATTCTCGATCGTCTGGTGGGTTACACCCTCTCGCCGCTGCTCTGGAAAAAGGTGGCCTGGGGGCTGTCGGCCGGTCGGGTGCAATCGGTTGCCGTCCGCCTTCTGGTTCAGAGGGAGCGGGCCAGACGAGCGTTTCGCAGCGGCAGCTACTGGGATCTCAAGGCGCAGCTTGAGCTGAATGGGAGCGGCTTCGAAGCCAAGCTCACCCATGTGGACGGCCGTCGAATCGCCAATGGCAGCGATTTCGACGAAAGCACCGGCGGCCTCAAGGCCGGGAGTGATGTGCGGCTGCTGAGTGAGCAGGAGGCCCGTGCCCTGGCCGCAACGGTCAGCACCAGTGGCTGGTCGGTGGATGCCGTGGAAGAAAAGCCCACGGTGCGCAAGCCGGTTCCCCCCTTCACCACCAGCACCCTGCAGCAGGAGGCCAATCGCAAGCTCCGGCTTTCAGCGCGCGAAACGATGCGCTGTGCTCAGGGGCTTTATGAGCGTGGCTTCATCACCTACATGCGCACCGATTCGGTGCATCTCTCAGACCAGGCGATCAGTGCTTCCCGCAGTTGCGTTGAAGCTCTCTACGGCAAGGACTATCTGAGCAAGGGGCCACGGCAGTACAGCACCAAAGCGCGCAACGCTCAGGAGGCCCACGAAGCCATTCGTCCGGCAGGGGAGAGCTTTCGCACGCCGGGGGATACCGGTCTTGATGGCCGCGATCTCGCGGTTTACGAGTTGATCTGGAAACGCACGGTGGCCAGCCAGATGGCTGAAGCCCGTCTGACGATGCTCTCCGTCGATTTGAGTGCGTCTGAGGCGGCATTCCGCGCCAGCGGCAAGCGCATTGACTTTCCAGGATTCTTTCGTGCCTACGTCGAGGGCAGCGACGATCCAGATGCGGCCCTTGAAGGGCAGGAAGTGCTGCTGCCAACCCTGGCAGTCGGCGATGCACCGACGCCGAAACAGGTGGAGCCGCTTGGACACCAAACGCAGCCGCCGGCCCGCTTCAGCGAGGCCTCGCTGGTGAAAATGCTCGAGAAGGAAGGAATCGGGCGTCCTTCCACGTATGCCTCCATCATCGGCACGATTGTCGATCGCGGTTATTCCACCCTGCAGGGCAATGCGCTGACCCCGAGTTTCACCGCCTTTGCCGTCACCGCCCTGCTCGAGGAACACTTCCCCGATCTTGTCGACACCAGCTTCACCGCCCGGATGGAGACCACCCTCGATGAGATCTCTCACGGCAAGGTGCAGTGGCTTCCCTATCTGGAGGGCTTCTTCAAGGGCAATGAAGGCCTCGAGAATCAAGTGCAGCTCAAGGAAGGCGACATTGACCCCGGCGCGTCACGCACCATCGATCTCGAAGGTTTAACGAGCGTTGTCCGCATCGGTCGTTTCGGTGCCTACCTGGAAGCGAAGCGGGTCAGTGATGACGGAGAGGAGGAACTGATCAAGGCCACGCTTCCCCGCGAGATCACTCCAGCAGAGCTGGATGAAGAGCAGGCGGAGTTGATCCTGAAACACAAGGCGGATGGGCCTGAAGCCCTTGGTGAGGACCCAGAAACCGGAGATCTGATTTATCTGCTGTTCGGCCAGTACGGCCCCTATGTCCAGCGTGGTCAGGTCAGTGATGAGAATCCAAAGCCGAAGCGGGCGTCCCTGCCCAAGGGTGTGAAGCCGGAGGACCTGACCCTTGAGGATTCACTTGGACTGCTGAGGCTCCCCCGCCTTCTCGGTGAACATCCCGATGGTGGCCGTGTGCAGGCGGGCCTCGGACGTTTCGGCCCCTACGTGGTTTGGGACAAGGGCAAGGGCGACAAGGACTATCGCTCCCTCAAAGGTGAGGATGATGTGCTCGCCATCGGTCTCAGTCGTTCCCTCGAGCTGCTGGCCATGCCGAAGCGAGGCCGGGGCGGCAGAACGGCCCTCAAGGATCTCGGCAAACCAGAGGGCAGCGAGGAGACCATTCAGGTGTATGACGGCCCTTACGGGATGTATGTGAAGCAGGGCAAGGTCAATGCCTCTCTCCCGGAAGGGAAGACGGCGGATGACATCAGCCTTGAAGAGGCCGTTGAGTTGCTCAGTGCCAAGGCGGCCTCGAAAAAAGGCAGTTCTCGGAAGGCGTCCTCGGCAACGAAGAAGCCAGCTGGACGCAAGCCTGCGGCGAAAAAGGAGGCTGAAGCGCAGCCCAAGACCCGCAAGCTCCCTGGGACCACGAAATCGGGTAAACCCAGAGCTGGGGCGGTGAGGGTGATCAGGCCTGCGGACAGCTGATGCGGAACTTGCTGCGGCTGATCCTGCCGCTGCTGATGCTGCAGGGTTGTGCCGGCAATCCGGTGGCTCAGCAGTTGCAGCGCAGTTTCGATCAGCCTGCGCTGAAGGCCCCAGGTCAAGATCAGCAAAAGACACGGGAATCGAAACCGACGTCGGAGACCAAGCCTTCCGCTTCTGCTGATGCTCAACCAGTGGACGCCACAACTCAGAAGGATCGTTCAGACGGCCCCAAGCCCAAGGCTGATCAGGCCAGGAACGACAAGGCGAAGGGCAACGGTGTGAAGGGCAACGGTGCGAAGGGCAGCGATGAGACGGAGAACGTTGGGATGGAAAACGATGGGGTTGGGAACGATGGTGAGGACAAGGATGAGGAGGGCAAAAGTGAGGAGGGCAAGAGTGAGGAGCTGAAAGCTGGGGAGCTGCCACCCTCGGATCTGCCTCAGGAGCCTTACCGGATCACCATTCGCTTGTCAGCAGCTGATCCGGCCTCGCCGGCTGAGGCTGTCACCCGAGTCCTTCGACAGGCAGGTGTTCCCTTCGCCGTCGAGCGGATCGAGCGGGTTGAGCCATGAGTCATGAGCCTGCACCCCTCAGTCGCCAGCAAGCTCTGCGGCTTGTTGAAGGGGCTTACCTCGCCGCCACCACTGGTTTGATCTGGCTGGCGCTTTATTACCTGCCGGTTGGCGGAGCCCTTTTCCGCCTGTCTCTGCCATTGCCGCTGGCTTTGCTTCAGCTCCGCCGAGGCGGCCGGGCAGGTGTGGAAGCTCTGCTGCTCGCTGTGCTGCTGCTGACGGCACTGATGGGTCCGGTTCGAGGCCCACTTCTGCTGTTCCCCTATGGATTGCTGTCGTTGTGGTTGGGTTGGAGCTGGATCAAGAAGCTCAGCTGGTGGATCAGTTGGGGTGTCGGGATTGTTCTGGGCACGTTCGGTTTTCTGGTGCGACTCGTTGTGCTCTCGTTGCTGGTGGGTGAGAACCTCTGGGTGTTGATCACCCGTGCCGGTGCCGGACTCCTGGACCGCTTCGTCTCCCTGCTCAATCTCCCCGTCTCGCCGGATCTCTTCGAAGTTCAGCTGATGGCTCTGGCTCTTGTGGTTGTGCAGGAGGTTGTCTACGTGCTGTCACTCCACGCTCTGGCGTACTGGATCTTTCCCCGTCTGGGTTCCTCTCTGCCGAGACCGCCAAAGTTGCTGCAGGGCCTTGTTGCGCTTGATCCACTCTGATTTCATCGATCTCCCCAAGGGATGTCATTGGGTTGGAAGCATGCCCGCAACAGCCGGACTCGCCGCCTGCCTGGAGCGCTGGCAACAGCCTGGGTTGAATGTTGATCTGCTGCTGCTTCTGGCGGCTACGCAGACGGCGGAACAAGATGGAATTTCAGCCGCCGGGGCGACGGCAGCATCCCGGCGCCTGACGGCACTGGCGGATGCGGAACTCCTGCTTCGGGGGACAGAGGCCAGTCGTCGCTGGGCGTTGCCGCCTCTTCCGGCTGGGGTGTCCCCCGCACTTCTCAGTCGTGTGGCCGTCGAGAGCCTTCATCTCAAGCCCCAGGTGGTTGCCCTTGGCCTTCACCATTCACCGGACTTCCCGCACCTCCGGCTGGAATCCGTCAGCCAGGGACCATCTGCCTGCCTGTCAGGAGGTCAGGCGATGTCGCCGGATCGTGTGGAGACGCTCTGGAACCAGGGGGAACGGCTTGGACGACGACTGCGTCGTCCGCTAGTGCTGGCCGAGTGCGTTCCAGGGGGCACCACAACGGCGTTGGCAGTTCTCACCGCTCTTGGACTGCAGGCTGGAGATCTGGTCAGCGGCAGTGCCAGACAACCGCCACAGGCTCTCAAGCAGCAGCTGGTGGCGACCGGACTGCAACGGGCCCAGCTGCCGCACGA
Coding sequences within:
- the topA gene encoding type I DNA topoisomerase, whose product is MAHTLVIVESPTKARTIRGFLPKGFRVEASMGHVRDLPNNASEIPASAKGQKWANLGVNTEADFEPLYVVPKDKKKIVRELKDALKGAEQLLLATDEDREGESISWHLLQLLSPKVPVKRMVFHEITKEAIGKALDQTRELDMELVHAQETRRILDRLVGYTLSPLLWKKVAWGLSAGRVQSVAVRLLVQRERARRAFRSGSYWDLKAQLELNGSGFEAKLTHVDGRRIANGSDFDESTGGLKAGSDVRLLSEQEARALAATVSTSGWSVDAVEEKPTVRKPVPPFTTSTLQQEANRKLRLSARETMRCAQGLYERGFITYMRTDSVHLSDQAISASRSCVEALYGKDYLSKGPRQYSTKARNAQEAHEAIRPAGESFRTPGDTGLDGRDLAVYELIWKRTVASQMAEARLTMLSVDLSASEAAFRASGKRIDFPGFFRAYVEGSDDPDAALEGQEVLLPTLAVGDAPTPKQVEPLGHQTQPPARFSEASLVKMLEKEGIGRPSTYASIIGTIVDRGYSTLQGNALTPSFTAFAVTALLEEHFPDLVDTSFTARMETTLDEISHGKVQWLPYLEGFFKGNEGLENQVQLKEGDIDPGASRTIDLEGLTSVVRIGRFGAYLEAKRVSDDGEEELIKATLPREITPAELDEEQAELILKHKADGPEALGEDPETGDLIYLLFGQYGPYVQRGQVSDENPKPKRASLPKGVKPEDLTLEDSLGLLRLPRLLGEHPDGGRVQAGLGRFGPYVVWDKGKGDKDYRSLKGEDDVLAIGLSRSLELLAMPKRGRGGRTALKDLGKPEGSEETIQVYDGPYGMYVKQGKVNASLPEGKTADDISLEEAVELLSAKAASKKGSSRKASSATKKPAGRKPAAKKEAEAQPKTRKLPGTTKSGKPRAGAVRVIRPADS
- a CDS encoding DUF2232 domain-containing protein encodes the protein MSHEPAPLSRQQALRLVEGAYLAATTGLIWLALYYLPVGGALFRLSLPLPLALLQLRRGGRAGVEALLLAVLLLTALMGPVRGPLLLFPYGLLSLWLGWSWIKKLSWWISWGVGIVLGTFGFLVRLVVLSLLVGENLWVLITRAGAGLLDRFVSLLNLPVSPDLFEVQLMALALVVVQEVVYVLSLHALAYWIFPRLGSSLPRPPKLLQGLVALDPL
- a CDS encoding nicotinate-nucleotide--dimethylbenzimidazole phosphoribosyltransferase, whose protein sequence is MLRLIHSDFIDLPKGCHWVGSMPATAGLAACLERWQQPGLNVDLLLLLAATQTAEQDGISAAGATAASRRLTALADAELLLRGTEASRRWALPPLPAGVSPALLSRVAVESLHLKPQVVALGLHHSPDFPHLRLESVSQGPSACLSGGQAMSPDRVETLWNQGERLGRRLRRPLVLAECVPGGTTTALAVLTALGLQAGDLVSGSARQPPQALKQQLVATGLQRAQLPHDPSARAVLAAVGDPFQAVAAGLLCGAAEADQPVLLGGGSQMVAVLTLALSSLPVLLRQRLSQRVLIGTTAWLAQESVVPPAGSMLSRLVALASDRCAVPLAAMACGVRFSRSRHQQLQDFERGYVKEGVGAGALLLLAQLQGIPADQLEQRCDQAMDRLLNAPVGSGA